From one Bordetella genomosp. 9 genomic stretch:
- a CDS encoding NAD-dependent succinate-semialdehyde dehydrogenase — MYEQPALYIDGRFVTAEGRATQAITNPATGEILGQLPHATTEDLDQALASAQRAFQVWKRTSPMERSAILRKAGDLLRERVQDIARNISLDQGKPLSEALAETDKSAEHADWHAEEGRRVYGRVIPPRQADVRQFVVREPVGVCVAFSPWNFPIGQASRKVFAALGSGCTLVIKGPEDSPSGVIALVRALHDAGLPAGCLNLVWGVPADISNYLIRSPIVRKVSFTGSTAVGKQVAALAASHMKRMTMELGGHAPVLVFDDADLDRAADILARFKMRNAGQVCISPSRFFVQRGAYDRFVARFVDITASLKVGDGLDQGVDMGPLVHDRRVAAMESFMEDVHQRKGEVLTGGSRVGTRGSFFAPTVVAGLPADARLMHEEPFGPIAPIAPFDTFEDGIRLANALPYGLSSYVFTESLRTATQASNALEAGMVNINHYGSGAAEMPFGGVKDSGIGSEGGAETFDGYLVTKFITHR; from the coding sequence ATGTACGAACAACCCGCCCTTTATATCGACGGCCGCTTCGTCACCGCCGAAGGGCGAGCCACGCAGGCGATCACCAACCCGGCCACCGGTGAGATCCTGGGGCAGTTGCCCCATGCAACCACCGAAGACCTGGATCAGGCGCTGGCGAGCGCGCAGCGGGCCTTCCAGGTCTGGAAGCGCACCTCGCCCATGGAGCGTTCGGCGATCCTGCGCAAGGCCGGCGACCTGCTGCGCGAACGCGTCCAGGACATCGCCCGCAATATTTCGCTGGACCAGGGCAAGCCCCTGTCCGAAGCGCTCGCGGAAACCGACAAAAGCGCCGAGCACGCCGACTGGCACGCCGAAGAAGGCCGCCGCGTCTACGGCCGCGTCATTCCCCCACGCCAGGCCGACGTCCGCCAGTTCGTGGTGCGCGAACCGGTCGGCGTCTGCGTGGCCTTCTCGCCGTGGAACTTCCCGATCGGCCAGGCGTCGCGCAAGGTATTCGCGGCCCTGGGCAGCGGCTGCACGCTGGTCATCAAGGGCCCCGAGGACAGCCCCAGCGGCGTCATCGCCTTGGTGCGCGCCCTGCACGACGCCGGCCTGCCCGCCGGCTGCCTGAACCTGGTCTGGGGCGTCCCGGCTGATATCTCCAACTACCTGATCCGTTCGCCCATCGTCCGCAAGGTCTCGTTCACCGGTTCGACCGCCGTCGGCAAGCAGGTGGCGGCGCTGGCCGCCAGCCATATGAAGCGCATGACCATGGAGTTGGGCGGACACGCGCCCGTCCTGGTGTTCGACGACGCAGACCTGGACCGCGCGGCCGACATCCTGGCCCGCTTCAAGATGCGCAACGCGGGCCAGGTGTGCATTTCACCGTCGCGTTTTTTCGTGCAGCGCGGCGCCTACGACAGATTCGTTGCGCGCTTCGTCGACATCACCGCGTCGCTGAAGGTGGGCGACGGCCTGGACCAGGGCGTGGACATGGGCCCGCTGGTGCATGATCGCCGCGTCGCCGCCATGGAGAGCTTCATGGAGGACGTCCACCAGCGCAAGGGGGAAGTGCTCACGGGCGGTTCGCGCGTCGGCACACGCGGTTCTTTCTTTGCGCCGACCGTCGTCGCCGGCCTCCCCGCCGATGCGCGCCTGATGCATGAAGAACCTTTCGGGCCCATCGCCCCGATCGCGCCGTTCGACACGTTCGAAGACGGCATACGACTCGCCAACGCCCTGCCCTATGGGCTCAGCTCATACGTCTTCACGGAATCGCTGCGCACCGCCACGCAGGCGTCGAATGCCTTGGAAGCAGGAATGGTCAACATCAACCATTACGGCAGCGGCGCGGCGGAAATGCCCTTCGGCGGCGTCAAGGACAGCGGCATCGGCAGCGAAGGCGGCGCGGAGACCTTCGACGGGTATCTGGTCACCAAATTCATCACGCATCGGTAA
- a CDS encoding DNA-binding protein produces the protein MAITELDVHAAADALLREGERPTIERVRLKLGRGSPNTITGFLNSWFAGLGQRLVGSGPDEVPDAVARLSRELWRVALAQAHELVREGQSDETSRLAAEGDRLAALERELALAQVRLESREADLELGLQALRQQLAAAQDAARAAADESRTERRKAAMAEETATQARVEAEALRAQLVDVQGRQADALAQAEARHAAQERRWLNELDAERQATKRLTAEIERVRQAAERDRQSAEREREAAERERLSLDKERQAAEHARGEMQAAIATLQEELRQALRGETTLRAELAATSARLEAEQSAARAAAAVADRREAELRQSLADVSERLAGKDRQLDALASSLGPRRAGRRGETSA, from the coding sequence ATGGCCATCACAGAACTCGACGTCCACGCCGCCGCCGACGCGCTGCTGCGGGAAGGCGAACGGCCGACCATCGAGCGCGTCCGCCTGAAGCTCGGCCGCGGTTCGCCCAATACCATTACGGGTTTCCTGAATTCCTGGTTCGCGGGGCTGGGCCAGCGCCTGGTCGGAAGCGGCCCGGACGAGGTGCCGGATGCCGTGGCGCGCCTGTCCCGGGAGTTATGGCGCGTGGCACTGGCGCAGGCGCACGAGCTGGTGCGGGAAGGGCAGTCCGATGAGACCTCCCGGCTGGCGGCCGAAGGCGATCGGCTGGCGGCGCTGGAGCGGGAACTGGCGTTGGCGCAGGTACGGCTGGAGTCGCGCGAAGCGGACCTGGAGCTCGGCCTGCAAGCCTTGCGCCAGCAACTGGCCGCCGCCCAGGACGCCGCCCGCGCGGCGGCCGACGAATCGCGCACCGAACGCCGCAAGGCCGCGATGGCGGAAGAGACCGCGACCCAGGCGCGCGTCGAGGCGGAAGCCTTGCGCGCCCAATTGGTCGACGTGCAAGGCCGGCAGGCCGATGCGCTCGCGCAAGCCGAGGCGCGGCACGCGGCGCAGGAGCGCCGCTGGTTGAACGAGCTGGATGCGGAACGCCAGGCCACCAAGCGCCTGACGGCCGAGATCGAGCGCGTGCGCCAGGCCGCGGAACGCGACCGGCAGTCGGCGGAGCGGGAACGCGAGGCGGCGGAGCGCGAACGCCTGTCCCTGGACAAGGAAAGGCAGGCGGCGGAACACGCGCGCGGCGAAATGCAGGCGGCGATCGCCACGCTGCAGGAAGAATTGCGTCAGGCGCTGCGCGGCGAAACGACGCTGCGCGCCGAACTGGCGGCGACATCCGCCAGGCTGGAGGCCGAGCAGTCGGCCGCCCGCGCCGCGGCGGCCGTCGCCGACAGGCGCGAGGCGGAGCTGCGGCAGTCGCTGGCCGACGTGTCGGAACGGCTGGCGGGCAAGGACAGGCAACTGGACGCGCTGGCCAGTTCGCTGGGCCCCCGCCGCGCCGGCCGCCGCGGCGAGACGTCCGCCTGA
- the mdcH gene encoding malonate decarboxylase subunit epsilon, producing MSVLFTFPGQGSQRPGMLSRLPATAEVAQTLRIAEDVLKLDPLALETEEALRSTVAVQLALTIAGVAMGRTLAEREGLPDMVAGMSIGAYPAAVVAGALSYEDALRLVALRARLMEEAYPRGYGMTAIQGLDADQVQALVEQVRGGGQPVYLANINAERQIVISGSNDAMTHAAALATAAGSTGCTRLAVSVPSHCELLNGAADTLRRAFSTVVLQRPRIVYLSGTHSRRLHDPAAISDDLANNLARRVNWYDTVRSAWERGARLAVEMPSGEVLTRLTGATFADGLAVAADSTSVDSLCLLINREQRR from the coding sequence GTGAGCGTGCTGTTTACTTTTCCGGGACAGGGCTCGCAGCGGCCGGGCATGCTGTCGCGGCTGCCGGCAACGGCCGAAGTGGCTCAAACGCTGCGGATAGCGGAAGACGTTCTGAAACTGGATCCTCTGGCGCTCGAGACCGAGGAGGCGCTGCGTTCGACTGTCGCGGTTCAACTCGCCTTGACGATCGCGGGCGTGGCGATGGGCCGAACCCTTGCCGAGAGGGAAGGACTGCCCGATATGGTCGCCGGTATGTCCATCGGCGCCTATCCAGCCGCAGTGGTGGCGGGCGCCTTGTCGTATGAGGATGCCTTGCGCCTGGTTGCCCTGCGCGCCCGCTTGATGGAGGAGGCGTATCCAAGGGGTTATGGCATGACCGCCATCCAGGGCCTGGACGCGGACCAAGTCCAGGCCCTGGTGGAACAGGTCCGGGGAGGCGGTCAGCCTGTCTACCTGGCCAATATCAATGCGGAAAGGCAGATCGTCATCTCAGGCTCGAACGACGCCATGACACATGCGGCGGCACTGGCCACGGCAGCCGGTTCAACCGGATGCACCCGCCTCGCCGTAAGCGTGCCGTCTCATTGCGAATTGCTGAACGGCGCCGCCGACACCCTGCGCCGCGCGTTCTCTACGGTCGTCCTGCAACGCCCGCGTATCGTTTATTTGAGCGGCACCCATTCCCGCCGGCTGCATGACCCTGCCGCTATTTCCGACGACCTTGCGAACAATCTTGCTCGTCGAGTCAATTGGTATGACACGGTCCGCTCGGCGTGGGAGCGCGGCGCGCGTCTCGCCGTGGAGATGCCGAGCGGTGAGGTCCTTACCCGCCTGACCGGGGCCACTTTCGCGGATGGCCTGGCCGTAGCCGCGGACAGCACTTCCGTGGACTCTCTGTGCCTGCTGATCAACCGCGAGCAGAGGCGTTGA
- a CDS encoding malonate decarboxylase holo-ACP synthase — protein MSCVGPGLARPHDLLWLDPAAVPSAPHGAERPIWPHWRNAAWPVVVRRDHCSPYIPVGLRGATRSQRYAAWTLPGHILNIVTPETLARTRAWLTHPQHALPSMRALRSLADDLDRCGLPWGPTGSTGFCLATKTSLLRHDSDLDLRIRASSPLTRDEVEYLGHLADRVACRLDIQIETGSGGFALNEWRARRGQVLLKTNHGPILTADPWADPWAETHARTVEPAS, from the coding sequence ATGAGCTGCGTCGGTCCCGGTTTGGCACGGCCTCACGATCTACTGTGGCTTGATCCGGCTGCCGTACCATCGGCGCCGCACGGCGCCGAGCGGCCGATCTGGCCGCACTGGCGCAACGCAGCCTGGCCCGTGGTGGTGCGGCGTGATCACTGCTCACCGTATATCCCCGTCGGGCTGCGAGGTGCCACCCGGTCGCAACGCTACGCGGCCTGGACGCTTCCCGGGCACATTTTGAACATCGTTACGCCCGAAACCCTGGCGCGCACTCGCGCCTGGCTGACGCACCCGCAGCATGCGCTTCCGAGCATGCGCGCGCTGCGGAGCCTGGCAGACGATCTCGACCGCTGCGGCCTGCCATGGGGGCCCACGGGCAGCACGGGATTTTGTCTGGCGACCAAAACGAGCCTGCTCAGGCACGACAGCGACCTGGACTTGCGCATCCGTGCAAGCTCGCCGCTGACCAGGGATGAAGTTGAATACCTGGGCCACCTGGCGGATCGGGTGGCGTGCCGGCTCGATATCCAGATCGAGACCGGTTCGGGTGGCTTCGCGCTCAATGAATGGCGCGCCCGCCGCGGCCAGGTCCTGTTGAAGACGAACCACGGCCCGATTCTGACGGCCGACCCTTGGGCCGACCCTTGGGCCGAAACGCACGCTCGCACCGTGGAACCAGCCTCGTGA
- the mdcE gene encoding biotin-independent malonate decarboxylase subunit gamma — protein MPHDTSTTTGPEHKPSRGQIWIAALTAGGHAISGRLPSVVAVDSTLADAPARYIAVVPDPSNPFPRARNGEVGLLEGWSLAQAVREVMTEDADHALKRPIVAIVDVVSQAYGRREEAFGIHQALAGAAAAYAEARQAGHPVIALLVGKAMSGAFLAHGYQANRLVALDDAEVSVHAMGKEAAARITQRSVTQLEALAAEIAPMAYDIASYASLGLLWRLLRVQHAGAPTPADIAAARSTLEEALADIRADPETGLESRRGHPGRQMSNRVRARLQELWAE, from the coding sequence ATGCCCCACGACACTTCCACGACCACGGGCCCGGAACACAAACCGAGTCGAGGCCAGATCTGGATCGCCGCGCTCACCGCGGGCGGCCACGCCATTTCAGGTCGCTTGCCCTCGGTGGTCGCCGTTGACAGCACCCTCGCTGACGCACCCGCCCGCTATATCGCGGTGGTGCCAGACCCTTCCAACCCCTTCCCCAGAGCGCGCAATGGCGAGGTCGGGCTACTCGAAGGATGGTCGCTGGCCCAGGCAGTCCGCGAAGTCATGACAGAAGACGCGGACCATGCCCTGAAGCGCCCGATCGTCGCCATCGTGGACGTGGTCAGCCAGGCATATGGCCGACGGGAAGAGGCTTTCGGGATACACCAGGCTTTGGCCGGCGCGGCAGCCGCCTATGCCGAAGCGCGCCAAGCGGGGCATCCTGTCATTGCGCTCTTGGTCGGGAAGGCCATGTCGGGCGCGTTTCTGGCTCACGGCTATCAGGCGAATCGGCTGGTCGCGCTGGACGATGCGGAAGTTTCGGTCCACGCAATGGGAAAGGAAGCGGCAGCGCGGATTACACAGCGCTCGGTCACGCAGCTGGAAGCGCTGGCCGCCGAAATTGCGCCGATGGCTTATGACATCGCCAGCTATGCGTCGCTGGGGCTACTGTGGCGTCTGCTGCGCGTCCAACATGCCGGCGCACCCACGCCCGCGGATATTGCCGCGGCGCGCAGCACGCTCGAGGAAGCGCTCGCCGATATACGCGCGGACCCGGAAACGGGTCTGGAAAGCCGAAGAGGGCACCCTGGACGGCAGATGTCGAACCGTGTACGCGCTCGCCTTCAGGAATTATGGGCTGAGTGA
- a CDS encoding biotin-independent malonate decarboxylase subunit beta, which yields MNIQELLDRRSFVELTARERAHALMDAHTARELIDPFERMLSPWLEPQGVVPQSDDGVVILKGRIAGNDVVVAAIEGAFQGGSLGEVGGAKIAGALELAAASNRKGIPTRAVLLLETGGVRLQEANLGLAAIAEIHAAIVDLRRYQPVVGVIAGSVGCFGGMSIAAALCSHLVVTREARLGLNGPQVIEQEAGIAEYDSRDRPFIWSLSGGEQRHASGLADDYVDDDADAVRRAIVNALEEGVQRMPRSDRVEDYLARLGTVDTSVQPDADAVRTLYNGSR from the coding sequence ATGAACATTCAGGAACTGCTGGATCGAAGAAGTTTTGTGGAGCTGACCGCGCGAGAACGTGCCCACGCCTTGATGGATGCACATACCGCCCGCGAGCTGATCGATCCGTTCGAGCGCATGCTCTCTCCCTGGTTGGAGCCGCAGGGCGTCGTTCCCCAATCGGATGATGGGGTTGTGATCCTGAAAGGTCGGATCGCAGGCAATGACGTCGTGGTCGCGGCCATCGAGGGTGCGTTCCAGGGGGGCAGCCTGGGCGAAGTCGGTGGCGCCAAGATAGCCGGCGCATTGGAGCTCGCCGCGGCGAGCAACCGCAAAGGCATACCGACGCGAGCCGTCCTGCTGCTTGAAACGGGTGGCGTGCGGCTACAGGAGGCCAATCTGGGCCTGGCCGCGATTGCCGAGATCCACGCGGCGATCGTGGACTTGCGTCGCTACCAGCCAGTGGTCGGCGTCATCGCGGGATCGGTGGGTTGCTTCGGCGGCATGTCGATCGCGGCGGCGCTTTGCAGCCATCTGGTCGTGACCCGCGAGGCAAGATTGGGATTGAACGGTCCCCAGGTCATTGAACAGGAAGCGGGCATCGCGGAGTATGACTCACGCGACCGTCCTTTCATCTGGAGCTTATCCGGCGGAGAGCAGCGTCACGCATCAGGCCTGGCGGACGATTATGTGGACGACGACGCCGACGCGGTGCGCAGGGCTATCGTGAACGCACTGGAAGAGGGCGTCCAAAGGATGCCGCGCAGCGACCGCGTGGAGGATTACCTTGCGCGGCTCGGCACCGTTGACACAAGCGTCCAACCTGACGCCGACGCCGTCCGCACACTGTATAACGGGAGCCGCTAG
- a CDS encoding malonate decarboxylase subunit delta: MERLNLEFSAGAPAASRVLAGIVSSGDLEILLEPNTAGKTEIAITTSVNGMSKIWSAVLARMFDGTSLPASRIEIRDFGATPGVVRMRLEQVFEQLNTRTGSQG, from the coding sequence TTGGAACGTCTGAATCTCGAGTTCTCAGCGGGCGCGCCCGCGGCCAGCCGGGTCTTGGCCGGTATCGTCAGCTCAGGCGACCTCGAAATCCTGCTTGAGCCGAACACCGCTGGCAAGACAGAGATTGCGATCACGACCTCGGTAAATGGCATGAGCAAGATCTGGAGCGCGGTATTGGCTCGCATGTTCGATGGGACATCGCTGCCGGCCTCCAGGATCGAGATCAGGGACTTTGGCGCGACACCAGGCGTGGTGCGGATGCGCCTGGAGCAAGTATTCGAGCAGTTGAATACCAGGACCGGGAGTCAGGGATGA
- a CDS encoding triphosphoribosyl-dephospho-CoA synthase, whose product MPMLWDPIARTDVAQYLAEQAVAALIDEATLAPKPGLVDFRSSGAHTDLSWPLMCASARALQPAFATMALAALDSDDLPVLRRRIGCIGREGERAMLHATRGVNTHRGAIWAIGLLVTAAARSFDDAHQKVAVLAGALARIEDPGAPLTTGHKGERARLIYGVGGAKGQARAGFPHVVSVALPTLRRSRAAGDMENAARLNALLSVMATLDDTCVLARGGTAALACVQDGAKAVLAAGGAGTLPGRTALRELEMALLERNVSPGGAADLLAAALFLDRLGNEHTVDATATSTGEINWNV is encoded by the coding sequence ATGCCGATGCTCTGGGACCCCATCGCCCGCACCGACGTGGCTCAATACCTTGCGGAGCAGGCGGTCGCTGCCTTGATCGATGAAGCCACGCTGGCGCCCAAGCCTGGCCTCGTCGACTTCCGGAGCAGTGGCGCCCACACGGACCTGTCCTGGCCGCTGATGTGCGCCTCCGCGCGCGCATTACAGCCCGCATTTGCCACGATGGCGCTTGCCGCGCTCGATTCCGACGATCTGCCCGTCCTTCGCCGGCGGATTGGCTGCATAGGGCGGGAGGGTGAACGCGCCATGCTCCACGCGACACGCGGCGTGAATACCCACAGAGGTGCGATCTGGGCAATAGGGCTGCTTGTAACGGCGGCCGCGCGCTCCTTCGACGATGCCCATCAAAAAGTCGCCGTCCTGGCCGGAGCCTTGGCTCGTATCGAAGATCCCGGCGCCCCGCTGACGACAGGGCACAAGGGCGAGCGTGCGCGCCTGATCTACGGCGTGGGGGGCGCAAAGGGGCAGGCCCGAGCGGGCTTCCCCCACGTGGTATCGGTTGCGCTGCCGACCCTGCGCCGGTCGCGCGCGGCCGGCGACATGGAAAACGCGGCACGTTTGAACGCGCTGCTCTCGGTGATGGCCACACTGGACGACACCTGCGTGTTGGCGCGAGGCGGAACGGCGGCATTGGCGTGCGTGCAGGACGGCGCGAAAGCCGTGCTCGCCGCAGGCGGCGCGGGCACCCTGCCTGGCCGAACAGCCCTGCGAGAACTGGAAATGGCGCTTCTCGAGCGCAATGTCTCACCTGGCGGCGCGGCTGACCTCTTGGCGGCGGCGCTATTCCTGGACCGCCTCGGCAATGAACACACCGTGGACGCGACCGCCACCTCGACGGGAGAAATCAATTGGAACGTCTGA
- the mdcA gene encoding malonate decarboxylase subunit alpha gives MQPGARLDPQWSKRRAEKQRRLGLIKDLADGLVLRPESIVQALERVIGPGDRVVLEGNNQKQADFLSRSLAQVDPARVSNLHLVMPSVSRAEHLDLFERGIARKLDFAFAGAQSLRISQFLEDGLLEVGAIHTYIELYARLYVDLIPNVVLVAGYTADRQGNLYTGPSTEDTPMLVEAAAFHDGIVIAQVNEIVDDPKDLPRVDIPGSWIDLIVQADRPFFIEPLFTRDPRLITPMQVLMAMMAIRGVYERHNVQSLNHGIGFNTAAIELLLPTYGEKLGLKGKICRNWTLNPHPTLIPAIESGWVESVHCFGSELGMEDYVAARPDIFFTGHDGSMRSNRGMCQLAGQYAVDLFIGSTLQMDGLGNSSTVTRGRLAGFGGAPNMGHDPRGRRHPTPAWLDLIETDDPLSRGRKLVVQVVETFQAGGRPCIVESLDAVDVGRKSGMPLAPIMIYGDDVTHVLTEEGIAYLYKARSVDERKAMIAAVSGVTPVGMTQDRKRTETLRKEGLIAMPEDLGVNRQEATRSLLAAKNVADLVSWSGDLYKPPAKFRSW, from the coding sequence ATGCAGCCGGGTGCCCGATTAGACCCTCAATGGAGCAAGCGCCGAGCGGAGAAGCAACGTCGCCTCGGATTGATCAAGGACCTGGCGGATGGCCTCGTCTTGCGGCCTGAGAGCATTGTCCAGGCGCTCGAGCGTGTGATCGGCCCGGGCGATCGGGTCGTGCTGGAAGGGAATAACCAGAAGCAGGCGGACTTCTTGTCCCGGTCGCTGGCGCAGGTGGACCCCGCGCGTGTATCGAATCTCCACCTGGTCATGCCCAGCGTCTCCCGGGCCGAACACCTCGATCTGTTCGAACGCGGCATCGCTCGCAAGCTCGACTTCGCGTTCGCCGGCGCGCAAAGCCTCCGCATCTCCCAGTTCCTGGAAGACGGGCTGCTGGAAGTCGGGGCAATACATACCTATATCGAGCTCTACGCGCGGCTTTATGTCGACCTGATTCCCAATGTCGTCCTGGTGGCCGGCTATACCGCTGATCGACAGGGCAATCTCTATACCGGGCCGAGCACCGAAGACACGCCTATGCTGGTGGAGGCCGCGGCCTTCCACGATGGCATCGTGATCGCTCAGGTCAACGAGATCGTGGATGACCCGAAAGATCTGCCGCGCGTCGACATTCCCGGCAGCTGGATCGACCTGATCGTGCAGGCCGACAGGCCGTTCTTCATCGAGCCGCTGTTCACACGCGATCCCCGTCTCATCACGCCCATGCAGGTGCTCATGGCGATGATGGCGATCCGCGGCGTTTACGAGCGCCACAATGTGCAGTCGCTGAACCATGGCATCGGCTTCAATACCGCGGCGATCGAGCTTCTCCTGCCCACCTATGGCGAGAAGCTCGGCCTGAAGGGCAAGATTTGCCGGAATTGGACCTTGAATCCGCATCCCACGCTGATTCCCGCCATCGAGTCCGGTTGGGTGGAAAGTGTGCATTGCTTCGGCAGCGAGCTCGGGATGGAGGATTACGTCGCGGCACGCCCTGACATCTTCTTTACCGGCCATGACGGATCCATGCGATCCAATCGAGGGATGTGCCAGCTCGCAGGCCAGTATGCGGTGGACCTGTTCATCGGATCCACCCTGCAGATGGACGGCCTGGGCAATTCGTCGACGGTGACGCGCGGACGCCTGGCCGGCTTCGGTGGTGCGCCGAACATGGGGCACGATCCTCGTGGCCGCCGGCATCCGACTCCGGCGTGGCTGGATCTCATCGAGACCGACGATCCACTGTCTCGTGGCCGCAAGCTCGTCGTGCAGGTCGTGGAAACCTTCCAGGCGGGAGGGCGTCCCTGCATCGTCGAATCCCTGGATGCCGTGGACGTCGGCCGCAAGAGCGGCATGCCCTTGGCGCCGATCATGATCTATGGCGACGATGTCACCCACGTGCTGACGGAAGAGGGCATTGCCTATCTCTACAAGGCGCGTTCCGTGGATGAGCGCAAGGCGATGATCGCGGCCGTATCGGGCGTCACGCCAGTGGGCATGACGCAAGACCGTAAACGGACCGAGACGTTGCGGAAAGAGGGCCTGATCGCCATGCCGGAAGATCTCGGCGTGAATCGACAGGAGGCCACCCGGTCCCTGTTGGCCGCCAAGAATGTGGCGGACCTGGTCAGCTGGTCCGGCGATCTCTACAAACCGCCCGCAAAGTTCCGGAGCTGGTGA
- a CDS encoding LysR family transcriptional regulator: MQIDEQITFRKLEIFLSFIDLGNMTRVAEATGLSVVSVHRALHSLEEGVQCPLFRRDGRKLIPLASAYALAEHAKIAVRHCLQGIEKARQASGFASDRLRVGALYSLTLRTIPTLLTGLRGRRPEVEVDLVLSSNRALLKKLADGELDAIVIAVDEAGVPPELQSVQVFEDAMWFAAPRKSPFAKRHEIDLREFTAAEFVSLSDDFATYHDFARAFQIAGFEPRITMKVGDIFSLINLVSGGIGYALLPGRVADFSTQIQLIPLAEPYALRQQIRLLFQRNRERDPNLLSLAAECRLFRRGASETAA, encoded by the coding sequence ATGCAGATAGACGAACAAATCACCTTTCGGAAGCTTGAAATCTTTCTGTCGTTCATCGATCTGGGAAACATGACCCGGGTCGCGGAGGCAACGGGGCTGAGTGTCGTGAGCGTCCATCGTGCCCTGCATTCGCTGGAGGAAGGCGTGCAGTGCCCCTTGTTCCGACGCGACGGCCGCAAACTGATCCCGCTGGCTTCGGCCTATGCCCTTGCCGAACACGCAAAGATCGCTGTCCGACATTGCCTGCAAGGGATAGAAAAAGCGCGACAGGCATCCGGCTTCGCATCGGATCGGCTCAGGGTGGGCGCGCTCTATTCGCTGACGCTTCGCACCATCCCGACGTTGTTGACTGGTTTGCGCGGTCGACGCCCTGAGGTCGAGGTCGATCTTGTGCTCAGTTCCAATCGCGCACTACTGAAAAAGCTAGCGGACGGTGAGCTTGATGCCATCGTGATCGCGGTCGACGAGGCAGGCGTACCGCCCGAGTTACAGAGCGTCCAGGTGTTTGAAGACGCGATGTGGTTCGCGGCGCCGCGGAAATCCCCGTTCGCCAAACGCCACGAGATTGATCTCCGAGAATTCACCGCTGCCGAGTTCGTCAGCCTGAGCGACGACTTCGCGACCTACCATGACTTCGCGCGTGCCTTTCAGATCGCGGGTTTCGAGCCACGCATCACGATGAAGGTCGGGGACATTTTCTCCCTGATCAATCTCGTGAGCGGCGGGATCGGCTATGCGCTGCTGCCCGGGCGGGTCGCCGATTTCAGTACGCAGATCCAGCTTATTCCGTTGGCCGAACCCTATGCGCTGCGACAGCAGATCAGGCTGCTTTTCCAACGGAATCGTGAGCGCGACCCCAACCTGCTGTCGCTGGCCGCGGAGTGCCGGCTGTTTCGGCGCGGCGCGTCGGAAACGGCCGCATGA
- the cynR gene encoding transcriptional regulator CynR: MELRHLRYFLAICEAKSFSRAAERLHVTQPTLSHQIQQLEEQLGTRLLERRGNRTEPTAAGEVFRVHAAQALQDVAAGVMAVHELEGLIRGSLSVAVFHSFSNTRLPAVFADYASRYPGVRIVARQLSRHDMEKELLGGRLDCAIGYLEPADDAQIEAQTLFDEALVLVVGARHPWAGRRSIPMKRLAELSLVLLTPEFGARSYLDDYFASIGVTPHIVLEMNAIDPILATIRDTALATVLPQGAVGDTRRVRAVRLTEPVPRRRAAILWRRHGTRSAAATRLAEMLAAEYADQGKRKPPRAG; the protein is encoded by the coding sequence ATGGAACTTCGACACCTCCGCTATTTCCTGGCGATCTGCGAAGCGAAAAGCTTCTCGCGTGCGGCCGAACGGCTGCACGTGACGCAACCCACCCTGTCGCACCAGATTCAGCAACTGGAAGAACAGCTCGGCACCCGCCTGCTGGAGCGGCGCGGCAACCGCACCGAACCGACGGCCGCCGGCGAGGTCTTCCGCGTCCACGCGGCGCAGGCGCTGCAGGATGTCGCCGCCGGCGTCATGGCGGTCCATGAGCTGGAAGGCCTGATCCGCGGCAGCCTGTCGGTCGCCGTCTTCCACTCGTTTTCCAACACCCGCCTGCCGGCGGTATTCGCCGACTACGCGTCGCGCTATCCGGGCGTGCGCATCGTCGCACGCCAGCTATCGCGCCATGACATGGAAAAGGAACTGCTGGGCGGGCGGCTGGATTGCGCGATCGGCTACCTGGAACCCGCCGACGACGCGCAGATCGAGGCGCAGACCCTGTTCGACGAAGCGCTGGTGCTGGTGGTCGGCGCCCGCCACCCCTGGGCCGGCCGGCGCAGCATCCCCATGAAGCGGCTGGCCGAACTATCGCTGGTGTTGCTGACGCCCGAGTTCGGCGCGCGCTCGTACCTGGACGACTATTTCGCCAGCATCGGCGTGACGCCGCACATCGTGCTGGAGATGAATGCCATCGACCCCATCCTGGCGACCATCCGCGATACCGCCCTGGCCACGGTGCTGCCGCAAGGCGCGGTCGGGGACACGCGGCGCGTGCGAGCGGTGCGGCTGACCGAGCCGGTGCCCCGACGGCGGGCGGCGATCCTGTGGCGCCGGCACGGCACCCGGTCCGCCGCCGCGACCCGGCTCGCCGAAATGTTGGCGGCCGAGTACGCCGACCAGGGCAAGCGCAAGCCGCCACGCGCGGGCTAG